In Corynebacterium matruchotii, a single genomic region encodes these proteins:
- a CDS encoding N-6 DNA methylase, translating to MPQKTNRAAANVKVHGQHYTPPELAEFLADHIVAAADLDRPELTIIDPACGDGELLVAVARSLKDAGYLGILKLIGYDIDAAAVEQARARLRDVNRDAQVIQGDFLLHQRNLPTHSVDIIITNPPYVRTQNLGHETAQLLAEEFHLTGRVDLTHPFVAASSRLLTAHGTLGLLCSNRFLTTLAGENIRRTFMAGDLHIAELYDLGDTKLFQAAVLPAIVIATRTALRREPPRFVSAYHTPTSSSTTNLGLFDALDTPTSNVAAHNGKLYDVRVGTLRMPDDTKTPWRLSDPAADEWLATINTATWRSFGDVAKIRVGIKTTADNVFLANDWEHRAPLVEADLLHPLITQHNITPWAISPHLTMRVLYPYDLTSEKRRVLNIDNWPGAKSYLLQHYDQLSGRAYVVKSGREWYEIWVPQRPALWAAPKIVFPDISDTPRFALDTSGAIVNGNCYWISLADIGDEDIAYLMLAVANSSLGVRYYDEVCGNRLYSGKRRWITQYINRLPLPCPDTDASRELIALAKRLVTGRNATGSKDDAVGRLDELVERAFTESSKQNELDSKDTTAPLMLF from the coding sequence TTGCCGCAGAAAACTAATCGGGCAGCCGCGAACGTTAAAGTGCACGGCCAGCACTACACGCCCCCAGAGCTTGCGGAGTTTCTTGCCGATCATATTGTCGCCGCTGCAGATCTGGATAGGCCAGAGTTGACCATTATTGATCCTGCTTGTGGCGATGGAGAACTCCTGGTTGCGGTTGCACGTTCGCTGAAAGATGCTGGTTATCTGGGCATTCTTAAGCTCATCGGTTACGACATTGATGCTGCCGCGGTCGAACAGGCACGTGCGAGGCTGCGTGACGTCAACCGCGACGCACAGGTAATTCAGGGGGATTTTCTTCTGCATCAACGGAATCTGCCAACACATTCGGTGGATATTATCATCACGAATCCACCCTATGTTCGAACACAAAACTTGGGCCATGAGACGGCACAACTCCTAGCCGAAGAATTCCATCTCACTGGTCGGGTTGATCTCACGCATCCTTTTGTTGCTGCTAGTTCCCGGCTGCTTACGGCACATGGCACGTTGGGGTTGTTGTGTTCGAACCGGTTCCTGACTACCCTGGCCGGCGAGAATATTCGCCGCACTTTCATGGCCGGTGACCTGCATATTGCCGAGCTCTACGATCTTGGCGACACAAAGCTGTTCCAGGCCGCGGTACTTCCCGCCATTGTCATTGCCACTCGCACCGCTTTACGACGCGAACCCCCACGGTTTGTCAGCGCCTATCACACCCCAACCAGCAGTTCCACCACTAATCTGGGGCTTTTCGACGCTCTGGATACCCCCACCAGCAACGTTGCAGCCCATAACGGCAAGCTTTACGACGTCCGGGTCGGCACCCTCCGCATGCCCGATGACACGAAAACACCGTGGCGGCTTTCCGACCCTGCTGCAGATGAGTGGCTTGCCACAATCAATACTGCAACCTGGCGATCTTTCGGCGATGTGGCCAAAATCCGGGTTGGTATCAAAACCACTGCGGACAATGTGTTTTTAGCCAATGATTGGGAGCACCGCGCACCTTTAGTGGAGGCGGATTTGTTGCACCCACTCATCACTCAGCACAATATCACCCCCTGGGCCATCTCACCGCATCTTACTATGCGGGTTTTATACCCTTATGACCTCACCTCGGAGAAGCGACGTGTTCTCAATATTGATAACTGGCCCGGCGCGAAATCATACCTGTTGCAGCATTATGACCAGTTGAGTGGTCGCGCCTATGTGGTCAAGAGTGGGCGTGAATGGTACGAAATTTGGGTGCCGCAACGGCCAGCATTGTGGGCGGCGCCGAAGATTGTGTTCCCTGATATTAGTGACACTCCGCGTTTCGCGTTAGACACGTCGGGGGCAATTGTGAATGGGAATTGTTATTGGATTTCCCTGGCGGATATTGGTGATGAGGATATTGCGTATTTGATGCTTGCCGTGGCGAATTCTTCGCTGGGGGTGCGGTATTACGATGAGGTGTGTGGGAATCGCTTGTATTCGGGGAAGCGCCGGTGGATCACCCAATACATTAACCGGCTGCCTCTGCCCTGCCCCGACACGGATGCGTCACGTGAGCTAATCGCCTTGGCGAAGCGGCTCGTGACAGGGAGGAACGCTACGGGAAGCAAGGATGATGCTGTTGGGCGGTTGGATGAGCTTGTTGAGAGGGCGTTTACGGAATCTTCAAAACAAAATGAACTGGATAGTAAGGATACGACTGCCCCATTGATGCTTTTCTAG